One region of Scomber scombrus chromosome 10, fScoSco1.1, whole genome shotgun sequence genomic DNA includes:
- the LOC133987952 gene encoding protein lifeguard 2-like — translation MTQGKLSLANKSTNGSPSGQALVPPAPPSYEEATAGTSAPCYNDAEMLTEFTWDDRNIRRIFIRKVYAILMIQLLVTLAIVALFTFCDPVKDYIQSNPGWYWASYVVFFVTYLTLSCCSAPRRQFPWNLILLAIFTLSLSYMTGMLSSFYNTKSVVLCLGITVAVCLLVTVFSFQTKVDVTSYQGVLFVFCMVMFISGLVLAIVLPFQYVPWLDAIYAALGAILFTMFLAFDTQLLMGNKRYTMSPEEYVFATLNIYLDIVYIFSFFLQIFGTKQE, via the exons ATGACACAGGGCAAG ttGTCACTTGCAAACAAGTCCACCAATGGCTCCCCAAGTGGACAGGCATTGGTGCCCCCTGCTCCTCCCAGCTATGAGGAAGCCACTGCGG GCACCAGTGCCCCTTGCTACAATGATGCAGAGATGCTCACAGAGTTCACGTGGGATGATCGGAACATCAGGAGGATCTTCATCCGTAAG GTGTATGCCATCCTGATGATCCAGCTTTTGGTAACTCTTGCTATTGTGGCTCTTTTCACTTTCTG TGACCCTGTTAAGGACTACATTCAAAGCAACCCAGGGTGGTACTGGGCCTCTTA CGTTGTGTTCTTTGTTACTTACCTGACTCTGTCTTGCTGCTCTGCACCAAG GAGACAGTTTCCATGGAATCTGATCCTGCTTGCAATCTTT ACGCTGTCCCTCTCCTACATGACAGGGATGCTGTCCAG CTTCTATAACACCAAATCAGTGGTACTGTGTCTGGGCATCACAGTAGCAGTCTGTCTCCTTGTCACAGTCTTCAGCTTCCAAACTAAG GTTGATGTGACATCATACCAaggtgttttgtttgtcttctgCATGGTCATGTTCATTTCTGGACTGGTGCTTGCAATCGTCCTTCCCTTTCAATAT GTACCTTGGTTGGATGCCATCTACGCTGCCTTGGGAGCCATACTGTTTACCATG TTTTTGGCATTTGACACCCAGCTCCTAATGGGGAATAAGCGATACACCATGAGTCCAGAAGAATACGTCTTTGCCACCCTCAACATCTACTTAGATATTGTCTacatcttctccttcttcctccaaaTATTTGGAACAAAACAGGAGTAA
- the mfsd5 gene encoding molybdate-anion transporter, with protein sequence MLVTAYLAITVLLALCVGLELTARRLTPPQPTPTAVANPAFRRFQGVFLRAYLLALWADWLQGPYLYKLYRHYSFLESQIAILYVCGLASCVLFAPFSGCLPQILGRRQTCLIFCLSYSACCLTKLSRDYFVLIVGRVLGGLSTSLLSTTFETWYVHHHVDVHDFPKEWIPSTFTKAATWNHALAVGAGLVANLLAEWLHLGPVAPFLLAVPCLVCCAWVVLTDWGKEEAEGGPEGDKQTLLLGTPNGGVTRMSAKARFSRSCHEGLRCLLSDRRVMLLGGVQALFESVLYIFVFLWTPVLDPHGPPLGIVFSCLMAASMAGSLLYRLATSTRYRLQPGHVLCLAVLMAFFSFFMLTFSTAPGQPRPHESFLAFLLLELACGLYFPAVSFLQGRVIPEEKRAGVLAWFRLPLHLLACLGLLALHGEVSGTGGGEGGSGTRHMFGGCALMMLAALMAVVSLFTLGRNDTDLKLEGAREEGEMY encoded by the coding sequence ATGTTGGTGACAGCGTATCTGGCCATCACAGTCCTGCTTGCCCTGTGTGTTGGCCTCGAGCTCACAGCACGTCGCCTCACCCCACCTCAGCCGACTCCTACTGCTGTAGCTAACCCGGCCTTCCGTCGCTTCCAGGGTGTATTCCTCCGGGCATACCTTTTGGCTTTGTGGGCAGACTGGCTCCAGGGTCCTTACCTCTACAAACTCTACCGCCACTACAGCTTCCTGGAATCCCAAATAGCCATCTTATATGTCTGTGGCCTGGCTTCTTGTGTTCTGTTTGCTCCCTTTTCAGGCTGCCTCCCTCAAATTTTGGGCCGCAGACAGACATGTCTTATTTTCTGCCTGTCCTACTCTGCTTGTTGTCTCACCAAGCTGTCCAGAGACTACTTTGTGTTGATTGTAGGTCGTGTCCTGGGCGGTCTGTCCACATCCCTGCTCTCCACCACATTTGAGACCTGGTACGTGCACCATCACGTAGATGTTCACGATTTTCCCAAGGAGTGGATCCCCAGTACCTTCACCAAAGCTGCTACCTGGAACCATGCACTCGCTGTGGGAGCAGGGCTGGTGGCTAACCTGCTGGCTGAGTGGCTCCACCTGGGGCCCGTGGCTCCCTTTCTCCTGGCAGTCCCCTGCTTAGTGTGCTGTGCCTGGGTGGTGCTAACAGATTGGGGCAAGGAAGAGGCTGAAGGAGGTCCTGAAGGGGACAAACAGACACTGCTCCTTGGCACTCCAAATGGAGGTGTGACCCGTATGTCTGCAAAAGCCCGGTTCTCACGCAGCTGCCATGAAGGGCTGCGCTGCCTGCTGTCAGACAGGAGAGTCATGCTTTTGGGTGGAGTGCAGGCTCTGTTTGAAAGTGTCCTCTACATTTTTGTGTTCCTGTGGACCCCAGTACTGGACCCTCATGGGCCTCCTTTGGGGATAGTGTTCTCTTGCCTCATGGCTGCAAGCATGGCTGGTTCCTTGCTGTACCGCCTAGCCACCTCCACACGCTACCGTCTACAGCCTGGCCACGTGCTCTGCTTGGCTGTTCTGATGGcattcttctctttcttcatgCTAACCTTCTCCACTGCCCCAGGCCAGCCTAGACCGCATGAATCCTTTCTGGCTTTCCTGCTGCTGGAGCTGGCCTGTGGCCTTTACTTCCCTGCAGTAAGCTTTCTCCAGGGCAGAGTGATCCCAGAGGAGAAGCGGGCTGGTGTGCTGGCCTGGTTCCGGCTGCCTCTGCACCTGCTGGCCTGCCTAGGGCTGCTGGCACTCCATGGAGAGGTATCCGggacaggtggaggagagggTGGCAGCGGTACCAGACACATGTTCGGAGGTTGTGCTCTCATGATGCTGGCAGCTTTGATGGCTGTCGTCAGTCTGTTCACCCTGGGCAGGAACGACACAGACCTGAAATTGGAAGGAGccagagaggagggggagatgTACTGA
- the nr1d4a gene encoding nuclear receptor subfamily 1, group D, member 4a — protein MDNSPGGSGGVILYAGSAGSASPSPGSPGSPSSGYQTQSPSSHSQPSSPEEVSFTEIGVLKQRAANSKLVFQFPEVYSSPSAAAAQVTKHTYAHPIAAKRPCGFTGTFSKTGGMVLLCKVCGDIASGFHYGVHACEGCKGFFRRSIQQNINYKMCVKNENCLIMRMNRNRCQHCRFKKCLSVGMSRDAVRFGRIPKREKQRLLDEMQSYMNSLNESAAMDMDSSSMRDTPSTPEDGNSKEAIGAISRAYRDIFTSSSNNNSSSSQERAAETAHIANNNNTSHFSQDASFHQVSSHTNSAQSYQGCPVAPVSRCPVAPVSRCPVAPNDNQHTFHNVDNNHITYLISTNQNHDQSNGTTSQRGSSANHNSFRNAGSATNQSSCPWKLPPGAKVLACPLNACPVSGAEHSSQEVWESFSQCFTPAVKEVVEFAKGIPGFQELSQQDQVMLLKSGTFQVLMVRFCTLFNAQERTVTFLNGQTYPLSTLRALGMGLLLDTMFEFSDKLGSLGLEPDEMALFMAVVLVSADRSGISDMRAVEQLQEGLIRALRSLITRRRPDDTTLFPKLLLRLPDLRTLNNLHSDKLLAFRIDP, from the exons ATGGATAACAGCCCTGGAG GAAGTGGAGGAGTCATCCTGTATGCAGGCTCAGCTGGCAGTGCCAGCCCCAGTCCCGGCAGCCCTGGGAGCCCCTCCAGTGGGTACCAGACTCAGTCACCTTCTTCACACTCCCAGCCTTCATCTCCAGAGGAGGTTTCCTTCACAGAGATTGGGGTGCTGAAACAAAGGGCAGCAAACTCCAAACTCGTATTCCAGTTCCCAGAGGTCTACAGTAGCCCCTCAGCAGCAGCCGCTCAGGTCACTAAGCATACCTATGCACATCCCATTGCAGCAAAGAGGCCATGCGGGTTCACAGGAACTTTCTCCA AGACAGGTGGAATGGTCCTGCTCTGCAAAGTCTGTGGGGACATTGCATCTGGTTTCCACTATGGAGTGCATGCATGCGAAGGTTGCAAG gGTTTTTTCCGCCGCAGCATCCAGCAGAACATTAACTACAAGATGTGTGTGAAGAACGAGAACTGTCTGATCATGCGGATGAACCGCAACCGGTGCCAGCACTGCCGCTTCAAGAAATGCCTCTCTGTTGGCATGTCAAGAGATG CTGTTCGTTTTGGTCGCATCCCTAAAAGAGAGAAGCAGCGACTTCTGGATGAGATGCAGAGTTACATGAACAGCCTAAATGAGTCGGCTGCCATGGACATGGACTCATCTTCCATGAGGGACACTCCCTCCACCCCAGAAGATGGCAACTCAAAAGAGGCCATCGGGGCTATCTCCAGAGCCTACCGTGACATCttcaccagcagcagcaacaacaacagcagcagcagccaggagagagcagcagagacagcTCACAttgccaacaacaacaacacgtcTCACTTTTCTCAGGATGCCAGTTTTCACCAGGTTTCATCTCACACCAACTCTGCCCAGAGTTATCAGGGTTGCCCTGTTGCCCCTGTGTCACGTTGCCCAGTTGCCCCTGTGTCACGTTGCCCAGTTGCCCCTAATGACAACCAGCATACATTCCACAATGTGGACAACAATCACATCACCTACTTAATTTCAACAAATCAGAATCATGATCAGTCTAATGGCACAACTTCTCAAAGAGGCAGCTCTGCCAATCATAACAGTTTTCGCAATGCAGGAAGTGCCACAAATCAGTCCTCCTGCCCATGGAAATTACCACCAGGAGCTAAAGTGCTG GCCTGCCCTCTCAATGCATGCCCTGTATCAGGAGCAGAGCACTCGAGTCAGGAGGTGTGGGAATCTTTCTCTCAATGTTTCACTCCTGCTGTTAAGGAGGTGGTAGAGTTTGCCAAGGGCATCCCTGGATTTCAAGAGCTTAGCCAGCAAGACCAGGTCATGCTGCTCAAATCAGGCACTTTCCAG GTTCTGATGGTGAGGTTCTGCACCTTGTTCAATGCACAGGAGCGTACAGTGACATTCCTGAATGGCCAAACGTATCCCCTGTCCACCCTGCGGGCTCTGGGCATGGGCTTACTGCTGGATACAATGTTCGAATTCAGTGACAAGTTGGGCTCTCTGGGGCTAGAACCAGATGAAATGGCTCTCTTCATGGCTGTGGTGCTGGTCTCTGCAG ATCGTTCTGGTATTTCGGACATGCGGGCTGTAGAGCAGCTCCAGGAGGGTCTGATCCGCGCCCTACGATCACTGATCACTCGCCGTCGCCCAGACGACACCACCCTCTTCCCCAAACTCCTCCTGCGACTGCCAGACCTGCGCACCCTCAACAATCTGCACTCCGACAAACTATTGGCCTTTCGCATTGACCCTTGA